The Panicum virgatum strain AP13 chromosome 6K, P.virgatum_v5, whole genome shotgun sequence nucleotide sequence CACTGGAACCTGAAGGCATGGTCCCTGGCCAACCCACGCAACTCTTCCTCCCTGGCACTTCTGCCTATGAAGAATCCTTTCGTAGTGTAAATACCGCTTCCAGCTCAAGGTTCTCGGTTACAGACCACTCATTGGACTTCAGCTCCTCTCGTTTCTCAGAGGTAAGCAGAGTGATCCAGCAAGGTGAGGATGATGGTCAGGCCAAGGAGAGGCCTTTGGTTCTCCGCAATAAAGAGCCAAGGTGGCACGAGCAGCTGCAGTGTTGGTGCCTCAACTTCCGTGGCCGGGTGACAGTGGCTTCTGTGAAGAACTTTCAGTTGATAGCTGCGCCATTGTTAGATGCTGTGCCCTCTGAATTGACGCAGCAGGCTCAGCAGCAAACCCAGCCTTCGAGTTCATCTTCAGCATCCGATCATGATAAGGTGATCCTGCAGTTTGGAAAGGTTGCCAAGGACATGTTCACAATGGACTACCGATACCCGCTCTCAGCATTCCAGGCCTTCACCATCTGTTTGACTAGCTTTGACACCAAGCTGGCTTGTGAATAGATTAGAGATAAGAACAGGCATGTAGGTCAGTAAGTATTTATatggtgtgtgtgtgcgtgtcaAAGCTAAGAACCGGCAATTGTTCTAAGCTGCAGGTGTTTGGTACAATTTTTCATGTCTGTAACCTGTAATGGTGAAACGTGCAGACATTACCTCAAGTCTTCCAGGTTCCAATTCGGCAATTCCTTGATGGTTTCAGTCTTTGAATATGTTTCTTTAATTAACAATAAAGTCACGGGACCAATAATGTGATGTACATTCTTCAGTTTATGTTTTTTAGGAAAGACCAACTACAGTCCATTTGCAAATCCACATTTTGGAAAGGACACATTATACATACCAGTGGCCATATCGTCATAAAAATTATGTACAGTTATGAATCGCCTCATACACTCCTGAAGAatttcaaacaattcctataaaCATCTAAAACCTTCCATAAACTGGGGTTTTTACACATAAAATTCTATGATTGATCAAGCAACTGGCTAAATTCCTAAAAACAGATGGCAAATGAGAACATATGCCTTCAAATCCAATCATTCACATCCCTCTTGGATAACTTAAACGAGTTGTTGGTGTCTGCTATATGAAAACGTGCAAAGTAAATTTCAATGAACAGGCACATTCGTAAACCATCAACAAAGTTCATCAGGGTGTTGTTTCTGCTGAGGAGACGATGGTAATGCAGCATTACTAACCGACAAGTCCAGATCCCTAACTTCACCGAAGATCTCAGTCTTAGTTCTGGTTACAGGGATGTCAGTGTCTGAATCTGGTGTGCGATATTTAACACCATTGCTTCCAGACTCCAATTCTTCATCGCTAAGTTCATCTGTCGGGCGCCTCGGAGACTTCAGAACGTCGAGACCTATTTCTAGATCATCCTCAACCTTGGCTCGCGGACGATGAGGTGCATCATCTTCTGGCACATTGGAATAGCTGATCTGTGGCTGTGCTGCCTCATGTTCCTCTTGAACAATAGCTCGTAGGTTGATCTTAGAAGGCTTCCTTTTTGTGCACCAGAACTCATGACAGTTGCGCACAAAACCGCGGTCATACACGTTTGGTTGGTTGCTGTACTTGTACTTGATATTCTCATACGTTGTCTTCAGAATAACAAAGCACAGGTTTCATTCAGTAAAATAAAAATGTGGGATTGAGCAAGCCACTAATACTAGTACATAATGATGCACATTTTTCTTTAGCTTTCCAACTCAAATTCAGGATAGATTTAAATGATATTGAGGTGTTCATTTTATTTCAATTCAGCAGGCACTAAATATCATATCTGCAGCCTATCCATCATTTCTTTATTTGGCAAAAGAGCTTTAGACATTATGCCTTGACGTTGACTTGGGAGGGCTAACCTTGTTTGTCGCGATAAGGTAAGAATGGAACCCAGTGAGACCGCCGACAAACCAGAAGCAAACGAAACAATATGCCATGACTGCCAATGAAGCTGGAGATTCTTTAATGGCCTTCACCAATGAATGGTGACCCctactcatgagaagcttgatgTACAATCCACACATTGCACATACATAGATACACAGGACTGCCGCCGACAAAACAAAACAGAAGAAGTACCGGTAATTTCGCTGCAAAAGAAACAAAATGCAAATAAGCCTAGGCTGTTTTCATAGGAAATGCACTCAAGCtgtaaaatgaaaaaaaaacatccatAACTTGTCTACTCTGAAAAAAAATGAAGTAATCAACATAACTGACCTCTCCAATACACTGCCCAACCCAAGGGCAGTGATGATCAAAGCGCTCAACACAGTTATCACATTTGGAGCAGTGGGAGCAGCGAGGAGGCCGGTATATCATGCAAGTTTCACAGTATTTCACTTTCACAGGCACGCCATTGACCATAACCTCTTTTACTCGAGGAAACTGAAGAGTATGTGGAGCTGAAGCATCATGAGAAAACTCTTCCACAGGTGGGTGTGAATTCCGTGGTACAATACCTGGATCTTGAGATGAGGTAAGCAAGAGCAGTAACAGTACCTAACAATCAGGTTTTGCAGAGAAGGATAATATGATTTTGGTGCAACacacataaaaaaataaagtaGGAAATAAATAGCGACACAGTAAGTTCAGCACTGCTCATTGAGAAAATAACTTCTGGATAAAAGATACTTAAAGAACATATTTAGTATGCAGAAGCATATATGAatataaatttattttggatCGCTCAATGTTCACTCTTCAAAAAGATAATAAAATGGAAGTTCCGAGCCAAGGTCCACAAATATGCATAAGAACCAAGCATGTCAGGACGACTGAAGGTTGCAATACAGCTGTGTTCCTTTGGGACCAAAATAAAAGGACTATCACACAAGGTTTCTTTTCATGATCATAACGATGTCAAATACACCCTGCAAAAACTACAGGTTGTAAAGCATATTCACCTGTCTGTCTGATTAAAATTAACACGGTTTCACTGCAACACAGTCAGCATTTTTCTTTAAAGAAAAACTGAACTTGTTAGAAAGTATTAAAAGATTTCAGGATTGCAGTTTGTTCATTATGGTAGGCTATTTTAGTGACATTAGGAAAAATTCTCTTAACTGAAATAGGAAATATTATGCAAGCACCTTAGTGCAACTACAAAGTAAACATGCAAAGAATGTTTACTCACATAAATTGTAAGGCCTATGGTGACAACAAGAATTGCATAGCCTGCATTATATGCAGGAAATATGTGTATGAGATCCCTGGCCACAAAGACGCAGAAGACAGCAACAGGGATTGCGATTAGAGCGAAAGATAAGAGAGTGGCCTTGGCATCTGGTCCAAAGATCAACCTTCCACCACACAAGATTATCTGAACACAGAGAAATAAATTACTGAAAATCTGATAGCTTAACAAAAGGTACTGAATATAGGCAAGCAGCAGAAACAAACATACTGAAAATTGCAAGCCAAGCTGTTAACATCTGAAAAGAAAGCCTTGGTAATATCATCTTAACTAGTGGAGGCATCAAAAGTCCTTCCATGGTGAAGGAAAGACAGTGTAACGGTAGTCTGAACTCTTATGAAAAAGGAATGCTGAAACCTCTGGTTCTAAAACCGTTGAAAGGCGTAGGGCCTAAGAATTTAATTACAATGttgctctcaaaaaaaaattgcaatgcTGTGCAGCAGAGCGTTGGGCATTGTCTCGTAAGCCTCTAATTTGTTGGGATTAGCCGGCAGCAAGTAAGAAGAGGCACGACACAGAATGGTGAAGCCTTGACATAACATAGTGTCATACGACTGAGATTATGTTATTAAGGAAGGGAAGGTTAAGATGATTCACATTGGCTGCCAAAGTGCATCCAAATCGAGTCTGGATAGTTTATTCACCAGTGTCGGCAAGACTCTGGTGACGCGATAAACAAATCAGGAAATGGAATGGATCAACTAACTAGGCAGACAATGCATATAAAGATCCAAGAGGCCCTAATCATCTTATCCTCCAAAGAAGCCCCTCTCCCTTAAGCGTCGGAGCCAAACTGTCAGGTCTGATGCAAGCGAGAAATCAAGAAGAAGCTGGCACAACAGGCAATCCGGGCAAGAAGGACTGAATCCAAACCCAAGAAAGGCGCGACCTTTAAGGAcccaagaaagaagaaaggaactACTACTCCTGTTCCTGCAAGTTCCTAGGgagcgggagggggagggggatggATGGTGATGTAATGAATCCGACTCACGTTGTTGCCTCTCCAGGCTTGGTACACCCGGcgctgcttgtgcttggccatggccatggccggcgtcggcgtcgttgAGAGAGTCCAAGCGGCGGCGCTCTCCTTCTAGTCCCGGCT carries:
- the LOC120711081 gene encoding protein S-acyltransferase 8-like — its product is MAMAKHKQRRVYQAWRGNNIILCGGRLIFGPDAKATLLSFALIAIPVAVFCVFVARDLIHIFPAYNAGYAILVVTIGLTIYVLLLLLLTSSQDPGIVPRNSHPPVEEFSHDASAPHTLQFPRVKEVMVNGVPVKVKYCETCMIYRPPRCSHCSKCDNCVERFDHHCPWVGQCIGERNYRYFFCFVLSAAVLCIYVCAMCGLYIKLLMSRGHHSLVKAIKESPASLAVMAYCFVCFWFVGGLTGFHSYLIATNKTTYENIKYKYSNQPNVYDRGFVRNCHEFWCTKRKPSKINLRAIVQEEHEAAQPQISYSNVPEDDAPHRPRAKVEDDLEIGLDVLKSPRRPTDELSDEELESGSNGVKYRTPDSDTDIPVTRTKTEIFGEVRDLDLSVSNAALPSSPQQKQHPDELC